A part of Capsicum annuum cultivar UCD-10X-F1 chromosome 6, UCD10Xv1.1, whole genome shotgun sequence genomic DNA contains:
- the LOC107874328 gene encoding probable flavin-containing monooxygenase 1: MDSATATNFVKGKYVAIVGFPKSGLDIAMECSTVNRVERPCTVVIRTPHWNVPDYFPWGFPMDKLYLNRFSELMVHKPGEGLLLYLMATILSPLRRGFSKFVESHIKHKLKLSKHGMVPDHSFLNELSACLVSTVPEGFYDRVEEGCLKLNKAKKFGFSKECIVFEGRAEPIKSDLVILATDFKGIYKLTHIFESPKYQEFIAGSNDSAAVPSK, translated from the exons ATGGACTCCGCAACTGCAACCAACTTTGTCAAAGGAAAATATGTGGCCATTGTTGGATTCCCAAAATCAGGATTGGACATTGCCATGGAGTGCTCCACGGTAAATA GGGTTGAACGTCCATGCACTGTTGTAATCAGGACACCACATTGGAACGTTCCTGATTACTTCCCGTGGGGATTCCCTATGGATAAACTCTATTTAAATAGATTCTCAGAACTTATGGTGCATAAACCTGGTGAAGGCCTTCTTTTGTATCTCATGGCTACAATTCTCTCACCTCTG AGGCGGGGCTTCTCAAAGTTTGTGGAAAGCCATATAAAACACAAGCTCAAGCTCTCAAAACATGGGATGGTGCCAGATCATAGTTTCTTAAATGAATTGAGTGCGTGTTTAGTTTCTACAGTGCCTGAGGGATTCTACGACAGAGTAGAGGAAGGATGTCTCAAGCTCAATAAAGCTAAGAAATTTGGTTTCTCAAAAGAGTGTATCGTGTTTGAAGGTCGGGCGGAACCGATTAAATCAGACTTGGTCATACTGGCTACCGACTTCAAGGGAATATACAAGCTCACACACATTTTTGAATCACCAAAATATCAGGAATTCATAGCAGGCTCAAATGATTCTGCTGCAGTCCCGAGTAAATAA